In a genomic window of Salegentibacter salegens:
- a CDS encoding DUF4369 domain-containing protein, with the protein MKKISILLLAIIALTSCNNKESNLIVNANIDGLKKGTVYLQKIDDTLMVDLDSVEVNGNANISLEAFIESPQVMYLYLKKVDNSQYDDRIDFFAEEGEVTINTTLENFVTDAKITGARNQEKLEEYRKMMQRFNDKNLELIQQNFEAQRDENEEQLIDVNKQYESLLKRKYLYTVNFAINNKDLEVAPYLALSEVFDANIKYLDTIYNSLEPKVKKSMYGKELKDFLKERRDEEEASENIEPVETKENDEDIS; encoded by the coding sequence ATGAAAAAAATTAGCATTCTTTTACTGGCCATTATCGCCCTTACTTCCTGTAATAATAAAGAAAGCAACTTAATAGTAAATGCCAATATTGACGGACTAAAAAAGGGAACTGTTTATCTTCAAAAGATAGATGATACCCTTATGGTAGATCTGGATTCAGTAGAGGTTAATGGTAATGCCAATATTAGCCTGGAAGCTTTTATTGAAAGTCCCCAGGTTATGTATCTCTACCTTAAAAAAGTTGATAATTCTCAGTACGACGATCGTATAGATTTCTTTGCTGAAGAAGGAGAAGTAACCATCAATACAACGTTAGAGAATTTTGTAACAGATGCAAAAATAACCGGAGCCAGAAATCAGGAAAAATTAGAAGAATATCGCAAAATGATGCAACGCTTCAACGATAAGAACCTGGAACTTATTCAGCAAAATTTTGAAGCACAACGGGATGAAAACGAGGAGCAATTGATAGATGTGAATAAGCAATATGAAAGCTTACTTAAAAGAAAATATCTTTATACTGTTAATTTCGCTATTAACAATAAAGACCTGGAAGTAGCACCTTACCTCGCGCTTTCTGAAGTTTTTGATGCAAATATCAAATATTTAGATACCATCTATAATTCTTTAGAGCCAAAGGTGAAAAAATCGATGTACGGAAAAGAGCTGAAAGATTTCTTAAAAGAAAGAAGGGATGAAGAAGAAGCCAGCGAAAATATTGAGCCCGTAGAAACTAAGGAAAATGATGAAGATATAAGTTAA